The Salinibaculum sp. SYNS191 genome has a window encoding:
- a CDS encoding DUF7344 domain-containing protein: protein MTQYATDLSESERHRVLASGRRRTVLNIIVGQTGPLELEDLATEVARAEFDGQPSTEATVGRVLASLHHRHLPILDEFGVVDYDSECKQVAVVATAPRRLVGHP, encoded by the coding sequence ATGACACAGTATGCCACAGACCTGAGCGAAAGCGAGCGGCACAGGGTCCTCGCCTCTGGACGGCGACGGACCGTTCTGAACATCATCGTGGGACAGACCGGTCCGCTCGAACTGGAGGACCTCGCTACCGAGGTGGCGCGAGCGGAGTTCGACGGACAGCCCTCGACCGAAGCGACAGTGGGGCGCGTGCTCGCCTCGTTGCACCACCGTCACCTTCCGATACTCGACGAGTTCGGCGTCGTCGACTACGATAGCGAGTGCAAACAGGTGGCCGTCGTCGCGACGGCCCCCCGACGTCTCGTCGGTCACCCCTGA
- a CDS encoding MBL fold metallo-hydrolase, with protein sequence METVHSDWGDWLPRAVADADPDGLALWYLGCNGFVLKSSSGTTLFIDPYLGTGDPPRTVRMIPVPFDPADVEEADAVLATHEHTDHVHGPSAGPILAAHDASFYGPDASIDVVREEGWLDEWDVEPGQLERVSEDDAMRIGDLTVRVEPANDPDAAHPVSYVVEHQSGTFFHGGDARPGAFEDIGEQYDVDLGVLAFGSVGMIPDKETREPKRTKWYNDENMLVEAAQEVGMDTLVPTHWDMWKGLTADPTALVDHVRSFDHPSNLKIVEIGDRLDV encoded by the coding sequence ATGGAGACTGTCCACAGCGACTGGGGCGACTGGCTCCCCCGGGCCGTCGCCGACGCCGACCCCGACGGGCTGGCGCTCTGGTATCTCGGCTGCAACGGCTTCGTGCTGAAAAGTTCTAGCGGGACCACGCTGTTCATCGACCCGTATCTCGGAACAGGGGACCCGCCCCGGACCGTGCGGATGATTCCGGTGCCGTTCGACCCCGCGGACGTCGAGGAAGCCGACGCCGTCCTCGCGACACACGAACACACCGACCACGTCCACGGCCCTTCGGCGGGGCCGATTCTGGCGGCACACGACGCGAGCTTCTACGGACCGGACGCCAGCATCGACGTGGTCCGTGAGGAGGGATGGCTCGACGAGTGGGACGTCGAACCGGGGCAACTCGAACGCGTCAGCGAGGACGACGCGATGCGCATCGGCGACCTGACCGTCCGCGTCGAACCGGCCAACGACCCCGACGCGGCCCACCCCGTCTCCTACGTCGTCGAGCACCAGTCGGGGACGTTCTTCCACGGGGGCGACGCCCGACCGGGTGCGTTCGAAGATATCGGCGAGCAGTACGACGTCGACCTGGGCGTGCTGGCCTTCGGCAGCGTCGGGATGATTCCCGACAAGGAGACCCGGGAGCCAAAGCGGACGAAGTGGTACAACGACGAGAACATGCTGGTCGAAGCGGCCCAGGAGGTCGGGATGGACACGCTCGTCCCGACCCACTGGGACATGTGGAAGGGGCTGACCGCCGACCCGACGGCGCTCGTCGACCACGTCCGGAGTTTCGACCACCCATCGAATCTGAAAATCGTGGAAATCGGCGACCGCCTCGACGTCTGA
- a CDS encoding DUF5805 domain-containing protein: MAADSDRDTSRTVVKTYVPAYQREEWDDHADELDMSRSEFVKAMVQAGRRGFEGRTEPTPSDGDEDSVEDDTEPVQAATASIEESVLDALSADEYLSWDELLAAVSDDIESRLEDTLQVLQAADRVRYSGRHGGYTLEA; encoded by the coding sequence ATGGCCGCCGATTCCGACAGGGACACCTCACGGACAGTCGTGAAGACGTACGTGCCGGCGTACCAGCGCGAGGAGTGGGACGACCACGCCGACGAGCTCGACATGAGCAGAAGCGAGTTCGTCAAAGCGATGGTGCAGGCTGGTCGGCGCGGCTTCGAGGGGCGGACCGAACCGACTCCTTCCGACGGCGACGAAGACTCCGTCGAGGACGACACCGAACCGGTGCAGGCTGCCACCGCTTCTATCGAGGAGAGCGTCCTCGACGCCCTCTCTGCCGACGAGTACCTTTCCTGGGACGAACTCCTGGCAGCGGTCTCTGACGACATCGAGAGCCGTCTGGAGGACACGCTACAGGTCCTCCAGGCGGCCGACAGAGTCCGGTACAGCGGCCGACACGGCGGATACACACTGGAAGCATGA
- a CDS encoding winged helix-turn-helix transcriptional regulator — protein MADRNDAGGEAGAPSPDEFDESEIERIGEFLSKKGGVMLLAELQAEPKRFVVLREALKISSATIRNRLKDARELGLVSDDPVYNDQGQKCHPLTAKGQVIADELQLTDLARIQKQIWKLEDEFGNHLEEFETTLRQKTTELNDEFQHELTRRYN, from the coding sequence GTGGCTGATCGCAATGATGCAGGGGGAGAGGCGGGTGCACCATCCCCCGATGAGTTCGACGAAAGTGAGATAGAACGGATTGGAGAGTTCCTTTCGAAGAAAGGTGGAGTGATGCTATTAGCCGAGCTGCAGGCTGAACCGAAGCGATTCGTGGTGCTACGGGAAGCCCTGAAAATCAGTTCAGCAACGATACGGAACCGACTCAAAGACGCTAGAGAACTCGGATTAGTGTCTGACGATCCCGTGTATAATGATCAGGGTCAGAAGTGCCATCCGCTGACCGCAAAAGGCCAAGTCATAGCAGATGAGTTGCAGTTGACAGACCTCGCCCGTATTCAGAAGCAAATCTGGAAATTAGAAGACGAATTCGGAAACCATCTTGAGGAATTCGAAACCACACTCAGACAGAAAACGACGGAACTGAACGATGAATTCCAGCATGAGTTGACTAGGAGATACAATTAA
- a CDS encoding AI-2E family transporter → MTGQRRVLLGAGLIIALVGAFVLSQVLATVVVAVAASYMLVPVHRWVVGRGIPGYWSAIATTMLGVLVSLLLLIPFVFVLYLRRQAVIDVLTSLDGSYPIMVAGERYVLDLTPLQEAITPNISRLAVFLGRELSVLAAKFIVYAFVVFALLYYHNRLRSLVFGPVPPSYHGLIETVHRRIREVLFGHYVLVLIGGVTTYLAGLAVFVGLDYSVPYALALAGAVLWVLPFISAAPLVFALAVFHVLAGQTMMALSVTVLGGLFIVALPTFTVNLARARFDDPKRLSQTLYFVGFVGGGLTVGLVGFIAGPLALTILSTLFANLDQGGASESLSDETA, encoded by the coding sequence GTGACTGGACAGCGACGTGTACTCCTGGGTGCGGGACTGATTATCGCACTCGTCGGAGCCTTCGTCCTCTCGCAGGTGCTGGCAACGGTCGTCGTCGCTGTCGCCGCGAGCTACATGCTGGTGCCGGTCCACCGCTGGGTCGTCGGTCGCGGCATTCCCGGGTACTGGAGTGCCATCGCCACGACAATGCTCGGCGTCCTCGTCAGCCTCCTGCTCCTGATTCCCTTCGTTTTCGTGCTCTACCTCCGGCGGCAGGCGGTCATCGACGTCCTCACCTCTCTCGACGGTTCCTACCCGATTATGGTTGCCGGGGAGCGGTACGTCCTCGACCTGACGCCGCTACAGGAGGCGATTACGCCGAACATCTCCCGGCTGGCGGTCTTCCTGGGTCGGGAACTCTCGGTACTCGCCGCGAAGTTCATCGTCTACGCCTTCGTCGTGTTCGCGCTGCTGTACTACCACAACCGGCTGCGATCGCTCGTCTTCGGTCCGGTCCCGCCGAGTTACCACGGTCTCATCGAGACGGTGCACCGGCGCATCCGTGAGGTCCTGTTCGGCCACTACGTCCTCGTGCTCATCGGGGGCGTGACGACGTACCTCGCCGGGCTGGCGGTCTTCGTCGGGCTGGACTACTCGGTCCCGTACGCCCTCGCGCTGGCAGGAGCCGTCCTGTGGGTGTTGCCGTTCATCTCCGCCGCGCCGCTCGTCTTCGCGCTCGCTGTCTTCCACGTACTGGCCGGTCAGACGATGATGGCCCTGTCGGTCACCGTCCTCGGCGGCCTCTTCATCGTCGCACTGCCGACGTTCACGGTGAACCTCGCCCGCGCGCGCTTCGACGACCCGAAGCGACTGTCACAGACGCTGTACTTCGTCGGGTTCGTCGGCGGCGGTCTGACCGTCGGTCTCGTCGGGTTCATCGCGGGCCCCCTCGCGCTGACGATTCTGAGTACGCTGTTTGCGAACCTCGACCAGGGCGGGGCCAGCGAGTCGCTGTCCGACGAGACTGCGTGA
- a CDS encoding tyrosine-type recombinase/integrase — translation MSGERQVDRDPVAYFLDDITYQGKTERTRTAYERVLRDFESYLDSRDLTFDDANHRDCMAYIHGLRGSVAESTVATYASYLHRFYDYMSQVGRFEDNPMSLVLEEIDESINTDPARRDISVPEMAAFVGTVAHPLDRAVLVTLLKTGMRAGELCNLDLRDLAVGAAPVELPSRPQIEARPDSIYVAAEPAEGTEYNGERRTASNKRQRATTVPVDDELARVLARWLAVRPDPRSSARPLFVSTSNEWGKRLTPDMVHHIVERHARDNGWYSEGGGPEENVTPHYFRHFFTTHLRDRTGDRGIVKYLRGDVAQDIIDTYTHDWGNRVRDVYESNIYKIL, via the coding sequence ATGAGCGGGGAACGACAGGTCGACCGGGACCCCGTGGCCTACTTCCTCGACGACATCACCTACCAGGGCAAGACCGAGCGGACTCGGACGGCCTACGAGCGGGTCCTGCGTGACTTCGAGTCCTACCTCGACTCGCGGGACCTGACGTTCGACGACGCGAACCACCGTGACTGCATGGCCTACATCCACGGACTCCGCGGGTCCGTCGCCGAGAGTACCGTCGCCACGTACGCCTCCTACCTCCACCGGTTCTACGACTACATGTCCCAGGTCGGGCGATTCGAGGACAATCCGATGTCGCTGGTCCTGGAGGAGATAGACGAATCGATAAACACCGACCCCGCCAGACGAGACATTTCGGTCCCGGAGATGGCTGCCTTCGTGGGAACCGTGGCACACCCGCTCGACCGCGCGGTCCTGGTGACGCTGCTGAAGACCGGGATGCGGGCCGGCGAACTGTGTAATCTCGACCTCAGAGACCTCGCGGTCGGTGCTGCGCCGGTCGAACTGCCGTCGCGGCCACAGATAGAGGCACGGCCGGATTCAATCTACGTGGCCGCCGAACCCGCCGAGGGGACCGAGTACAACGGCGAGCGCCGTACTGCGTCCAACAAGCGACAGCGGGCGACGACGGTCCCAGTGGACGACGAACTCGCCCGCGTCCTGGCTCGCTGGCTGGCGGTTCGTCCCGACCCTCGTTCCTCTGCACGGCCGCTCTTTGTCAGCACGAGCAACGAGTGGGGCAAGCGACTCACGCCCGATATGGTCCACCACATCGTCGAACGCCACGCCCGCGACAACGGGTGGTACAGCGAGGGCGGCGGCCCCGAGGAGAACGTCACTCCCCACTACTTCCGGCACTTCTTCACGACGCACCTCCGGGACAGAACCGGCGACCGCGGCATCGTCAAGTACCTCCGCGGCGACGTCGCACAGGACATCATCGACACCTACACCCACGACTGGGGTAATCGCGTCAGGGATGTCTACGAATCGAATATCTACAAAATCCTGTAA
- a CDS encoding bacterio-opsin activator domain-containing protein, with product MTAESFTETLRETLGLFDATGAPRTTTEVAADLDLGRRSTYERLQRLVDHDRLRTKKVGSSGRVWWRPRPVSSNRENIRSPSERPQSVDDGSAALASLDRYRTLVEHVPNGVVVLVDHSLECLAIGGLTPAAPDVSLEELEGRHLRDVLPGDIAELLVPHYEAALSGETRSFTSEFGPETYKFRMVPIHDEDGDVSGAVGMSQNISEHVAQEGELQRRIQQLEVISDLGQQALADHDLDSLLSIVVGEVADVIGAEYCKVLELDRGAEELLFRQGVGWEDDVVGTETVSAVEDRSQAARTLESQEPVVVSDFATEDRFDGPALLRDHGVASGISAIIGPPESPWGILGVHDTAPREYSEEDVNFVQSVASILANALTRREDERVMARQRERLAALNNLNRVAREIIEAVVEQSTRAEIETTVCERLARSGSYEFAWIGEPDVHSQTVALRTEAGVDGYLDDITISVDPDDERSGGPTGRALLTGEPQVTADVADTGDHDPWRNHVEAHEFRSSVAVPLVHAGSTYGVLNVYADRPHAFEGEELAVVTQLGEVVGYAIAATERKRALMSDDVVELQFRIRDLFDSLGGTAAPGGTVRIDAALPLGDDEFLVYGTVTPDGVDALDELVDLLPHWREVDLADTGDRFELRLSEPPVLSTLAALGGSVEEAVIEDGDYEMRVHVAPSADVRSVIETVYETYPSADLVKRCQVRRETGWSPAERRDPFADLTDRQRTVLEAAYHGGFFDWPRETTGESLASDLGIAPPTFHHHLREAERRVFDALLSTSSDRC from the coding sequence GTGACAGCCGAGTCCTTCACCGAGACGCTCCGCGAGACGCTCGGGCTGTTCGACGCGACGGGCGCGCCCCGGACGACAACCGAGGTGGCTGCGGACCTGGACCTCGGCCGGCGGAGCACGTACGAACGGCTCCAGCGGCTCGTCGACCACGACCGTCTGCGGACCAAGAAGGTCGGGTCCAGCGGCCGGGTCTGGTGGCGACCGCGCCCGGTGTCGAGTAACCGCGAAAACATCCGCTCACCGTCAGAGCGGCCGCAAAGTGTCGATGACGGAAGCGCTGCTCTGGCGTCCCTCGACCGGTACCGGACGCTCGTCGAACACGTCCCGAACGGGGTCGTCGTGCTGGTCGACCACAGCCTGGAGTGCCTGGCCATCGGCGGCCTGACGCCTGCTGCTCCGGACGTCTCGCTGGAGGAACTGGAGGGGCGACACCTCCGCGACGTACTGCCGGGAGACATCGCCGAACTACTGGTCCCCCACTACGAGGCCGCGCTGAGTGGAGAGACCCGTTCGTTCACCAGCGAGTTCGGTCCGGAGACCTACAAGTTCCGGATGGTCCCCATCCACGACGAGGACGGCGACGTCTCCGGGGCGGTCGGAATGTCCCAGAACATCTCGGAGCACGTCGCACAGGAGGGAGAACTCCAGCGGCGCATCCAGCAGTTAGAGGTCATCTCGGACCTCGGACAGCAGGCACTTGCGGACCACGACCTCGATTCCCTGCTGAGCATCGTCGTCGGAGAAGTGGCCGATGTCATCGGTGCCGAGTACTGCAAGGTGCTGGAACTGGACCGGGGGGCCGAGGAACTACTGTTCCGACAGGGCGTGGGCTGGGAGGACGACGTGGTCGGGACCGAGACCGTCTCGGCTGTCGAGGACCGGTCCCAGGCAGCGCGGACCCTGGAGAGCCAGGAGCCGGTCGTGGTGTCCGATTTCGCCACAGAAGACCGCTTCGACGGCCCCGCGCTCCTGCGGGACCACGGCGTGGCAAGCGGCATCAGTGCGATAATCGGCCCGCCGGAGTCCCCGTGGGGTATCCTCGGCGTCCACGACACGGCCCCGCGGGAGTACTCCGAGGAGGACGTGAACTTCGTCCAGTCCGTCGCGAGCATCCTCGCCAACGCGTTGACCCGCCGCGAGGACGAGCGGGTGATGGCCCGTCAACGCGAACGCCTCGCCGCGCTCAACAACCTGAACCGCGTCGCCCGCGAGATAATCGAGGCGGTCGTCGAGCAGTCGACCCGGGCCGAAATCGAGACCACCGTCTGCGAGCGCCTGGCCAGGTCCGGTTCCTACGAGTTCGCATGGATCGGCGAGCCGGACGTCCACTCCCAGACGGTCGCGCTCCGGACCGAGGCCGGCGTCGATGGTTATCTCGACGACATCACCATCAGCGTCGACCCGGACGACGAGCGCAGCGGCGGGCCGACGGGTCGTGCGCTGCTGACCGGTGAGCCACAGGTGACGGCCGACGTCGCGGACACCGGCGACCACGACCCCTGGCGGAACCACGTCGAAGCCCACGAGTTCCGCTCGTCGGTGGCGGTGCCGCTGGTCCACGCCGGGAGTACCTACGGCGTCCTGAACGTCTACGCCGACCGGCCACACGCCTTCGAGGGCGAGGAACTCGCCGTCGTCACCCAGCTCGGTGAGGTGGTCGGGTACGCGATAGCGGCGACCGAGCGAAAGCGCGCCCTGATGAGCGACGACGTCGTCGAATTGCAGTTCAGAATCCGTGACCTCTTCGACAGCCTCGGCGGCACGGCCGCACCCGGCGGAACCGTCCGGATAGACGCGGCACTCCCGCTGGGCGACGACGAGTTTCTCGTCTACGGCACGGTCACGCCGGATGGCGTCGACGCGCTGGACGAACTCGTCGACCTCCTCCCGCACTGGCGGGAGGTCGACCTCGCGGACACCGGGGACAGGTTCGAACTCCGTCTCAGCGAGCCACCGGTGCTGTCGACGCTCGCCGCTCTCGGTGGGAGCGTCGAGGAGGCCGTCATCGAGGACGGGGACTACGAGATGCGCGTTCACGTCGCTCCGAGTGCAGACGTACGCTCTGTCATCGAGACCGTCTACGAGACGTACCCCAGCGCAGACCTCGTCAAGCGCTGCCAGGTCCGGCGGGAGACCGGCTGGTCGCCGGCCGAACGGCGCGACCCGTTCGCCGACCTCACCGACCGGCAGCGGACGGTCCTCGAAGCTGCTTACCACGGGGGCTTCTTCGATTGGCCGCGCGAGACTACTGGTGAGTCTCTCGCGTCCGACCTCGGCATCGCGCCGCCCACCTTCCATCACCACCTCCGCGAGGCCGAGCGACGCGTGTTCGATGCGCTGCTGTCGACGTCGTCGGATCGCTGCTAG
- a CDS encoding class I SAM-dependent methyltransferase, whose protein sequence is MNRVPAPAPSNRTVVDTYDRLASLYDWFVTPLEAGTSARALKLLGLRGGERVIEIGCGPGRALTALAELSGPDGEVLGIDAAAGMAERAHRRISGRKHVRAAVARADARSLPIADGVADVAFVEDTLELFAGEEMAAVVSELHRILRPGGRLCVVTMERSHAEATAFVRGYDWAFEHVPGFERFGCRPVYAVEALAAGGFDIQLRERHRRWNVWPVDVIIATAE, encoded by the coding sequence ATGAACCGGGTCCCTGCACCAGCACCGTCCAATCGGACGGTCGTCGACACCTACGACCGGCTGGCGTCCCTCTACGACTGGTTCGTGACGCCGCTGGAGGCAGGAACGAGTGCGCGTGCCCTGAAACTGCTCGGACTGCGTGGTGGCGAACGAGTCATCGAGATCGGCTGCGGACCAGGGCGCGCGCTCACGGCGCTCGCCGAACTGAGCGGACCTGACGGCGAGGTTCTCGGTATCGACGCCGCAGCGGGGATGGCCGAACGTGCGCACCGGCGCATCAGCGGGCGAAAACACGTGAGGGCGGCTGTGGCCCGGGCCGACGCGCGGTCGCTCCCCATCGCCGATGGCGTCGCAGACGTCGCGTTCGTCGAGGATACCCTCGAACTGTTCGCGGGCGAGGAGATGGCTGCCGTCGTGTCCGAACTCCACCGGATTCTCCGCCCCGGTGGCCGACTGTGCGTCGTCACGATGGAGCGAAGCCACGCCGAGGCGACCGCCTTCGTTCGCGGTTACGACTGGGCTTTCGAACACGTTCCGGGGTTCGAACGCTTCGGCTGTCGCCCGGTCTACGCCGTCGAGGCCCTGGCGGCTGGGGGATTCGACATCCAACTGCGGGAGCGCCACCGGCGGTGGAACGTCTGGCCGGTCGACGTCATCATCGCGACTGCAGAGTGA
- the pyk gene encoding pyruvate kinase gives MNVRPNGGSDNAKIVCTLGPSSMDRGTVERLADAGMDVARLNASHGSTAQRRELIRTVRNVEDSVGRPLGVLLDIAGPEVRAVASDEGRTLQPGDSVEFTDAAPTGDQFGLTESIDAVSPGDRLLLDDGRIETTVESVRDDVVTATVDSGGDLAGRVGVNVPGVDLDLPPVTEADRAELDLAADVGVDFVAASFVRSGADVFTISAELEERDVDVPIIAKIERADAVANADSIVDAADGVMVARGDLGVECPLEDVPIIQKRLIRKCHRAGVPVITATEMLDSMIHERRPTRAEASDVANAVLDGTDAVMLSGETAVGDHPVEVVEMMHRIIADVEGSEEYDEVREQRVPPADDTRTDALARSARYLARDVGASAVVAASESGYTALKAAKYRPSIPIVAATPSADVRRQLTLSWGIIPKRVTYTTDSADALIQRAVQAAIDTGAAESGDTVVVLAGMMTELEGLDTANMLKVHIASERLAAGRSVVAGQVSGPLHPVGDGDVDALPAGVVLAVPPSFDGEFEGDLSRIGGIVDGHEGMTGYPALVARELDVPMICDAPLPDDVLDGRRVTVDGERGVVYDDPEDAER, from the coding sequence ATGAACGTGCGCCCGAACGGGGGGAGCGACAACGCGAAAATCGTCTGCACGCTGGGGCCGTCCTCGATGGACCGCGGCACCGTCGAGCGCCTCGCAGACGCGGGGATGGACGTCGCCCGCCTGAACGCCAGCCACGGCTCGACCGCACAGCGCCGGGAACTGATACGGACCGTCCGAAACGTGGAGGACAGCGTGGGACGGCCGCTCGGCGTGCTGCTGGACATCGCTGGCCCGGAGGTCCGCGCAGTCGCGAGCGACGAGGGGCGGACCCTCCAGCCCGGCGACAGCGTCGAGTTCACCGACGCGGCTCCGACCGGGGACCAGTTCGGCCTCACCGAGTCCATCGACGCGGTGTCGCCGGGTGACAGGCTCTTGCTCGACGACGGCCGCATCGAGACGACGGTCGAATCCGTCCGCGACGACGTGGTGACGGCGACGGTCGACTCGGGGGGCGACCTGGCTGGCCGCGTCGGCGTCAACGTCCCCGGCGTCGACCTGGACCTGCCGCCGGTCACAGAGGCCGACCGGGCGGAACTGGACCTCGCGGCCGACGTCGGCGTCGACTTCGTCGCGGCCAGTTTCGTCCGGTCGGGCGCGGACGTGTTCACCATCAGCGCGGAACTGGAGGAACGGGACGTCGACGTGCCGATAATCGCCAAGATAGAGCGGGCCGACGCAGTCGCGAACGCGGACAGTATCGTCGACGCCGCGGACGGCGTGATGGTCGCCCGCGGTGACCTCGGCGTGGAGTGCCCCCTGGAGGACGTGCCCATCATCCAGAAGCGACTCATCCGGAAGTGCCACCGTGCGGGGGTCCCGGTCATCACCGCGACGGAGATGCTGGACTCGATGATTCACGAGCGCCGGCCGACCCGGGCAGAGGCCTCCGACGTCGCCAACGCGGTGCTCGACGGCACCGACGCGGTGATGCTCTCGGGCGAGACGGCCGTCGGGGACCACCCCGTCGAAGTCGTGGAGATGATGCACCGCATCATCGCTGACGTCGAGGGCAGCGAGGAGTACGACGAGGTCCGCGAGCAGCGGGTCCCGCCGGCGGACGACACGCGGACCGACGCGCTCGCTCGCTCGGCCCGCTACCTCGCGCGGGACGTCGGGGCCTCGGCGGTCGTGGCCGCCAGCGAGTCCGGGTACACCGCCCTCAAGGCCGCGAAGTACCGGCCGAGCATCCCCATCGTCGCCGCCACGCCGAGCGCCGACGTGCGCCGACAGCTCACTCTCTCGTGGGGAATCATCCCGAAACGCGTGACATACACCACGGACAGCGCCGACGCGCTGATACAGCGCGCCGTCCAGGCGGCCATCGACACCGGAGCCGCCGAGAGCGGCGACACGGTGGTCGTGCTCGCGGGAATGATGACGGAACTGGAGGGGCTGGACACTGCCAACATGCTCAAGGTCCACATCGCCTCGGAACGGCTCGCCGCCGGCCGGTCGGTCGTCGCCGGGCAGGTCTCCGGGCCGCTCCACCCGGTCGGCGACGGCGACGTCGACGCCCTGCCTGCGGGGGTGGTCCTGGCCGTGCCCCCGTCCTTCGACGGGGAGTTCGAGGGCGACCTCTCCCGCATCGGCGGCATCGTCGACGGACACGAGGGCATGACCGGCTACCCCGCCCTGGTCGCGCGCGAACTGGACGTCCCGATGATATGCGACGCACCGCTCCCGGACGACGTGCTCGACGGCCGCCGGGTCACCGTCGACGGCGAGCGCGGCGTGGTCTACGACGACCCGGAGGACGCCGAACGGTGA
- a CDS encoding ROK family protein, which yields MTPVDAGLDVGATHVRAAVSRGDDVAGHARRSTPTGDAETLLATVRTVLADACEQAGVSVADIDRTGIGSLGPLDLDAGAIVDPPNLPGVDRVPLVAAVEDATGGAVRLFNDGTAGALGAAAAAPDPPENLVYVTISTGLGAGALVDGHLLVGERGNAAEVGHLTLDPDSALRCGCGGTGHWEAFCSGANVPDFARHLADETGLGTDLALSDLTAREVFDAAGEDPLATRTVAEIGRYNALGVAAVVHAYDPADVVLGGGVAVPNPDAICAPIRERLPELVVGEAPPVRVTDLGDEVVVRGALAGARRAAASGD from the coding sequence GTGACGCCGGTCGACGCCGGTCTCGACGTCGGTGCGACCCACGTCCGCGCGGCCGTCAGCCGGGGCGACGACGTCGCGGGCCACGCCAGGCGTTCGACCCCGACAGGCGACGCCGAGACCCTGCTCGCGACCGTTCGGACGGTACTGGCCGACGCCTGCGAGCAGGCCGGCGTGTCAGTGGCGGACATCGACCGCACCGGCATCGGCTCGCTGGGTCCGCTGGACCTGGACGCGGGCGCAATCGTTGACCCGCCGAACCTGCCCGGCGTCGACCGCGTGCCACTCGTGGCGGCTGTCGAAGACGCGACCGGCGGGGCCGTGCGCCTGTTCAACGACGGGACTGCGGGCGCACTCGGCGCGGCGGCCGCCGCACCGGACCCGCCGGAGAACCTGGTCTACGTCACCATCTCGACGGGACTCGGTGCCGGGGCGCTCGTGGACGGGCACCTCCTCGTCGGTGAGCGGGGCAACGCGGCCGAGGTCGGCCACCTGACGCTGGACCCGGACTCGGCGCTGCGCTGTGGCTGCGGCGGGACGGGTCACTGGGAGGCCTTCTGTTCCGGTGCCAACGTCCCCGACTTCGCGCGACACCTGGCCGACGAGACCGGTCTCGGCACGGACCTCGCGCTGTCCGACCTGACCGCGCGGGAGGTCTTCGACGCCGCGGGCGAGGACCCGCTGGCGACCCGGACGGTCGCCGAAATCGGGCGGTACAACGCCCTCGGCGTCGCGGCGGTCGTCCACGCCTACGACCCCGCGGACGTGGTGCTGGGGGGTGGCGTCGCCGTTCCCAACCCCGACGCAATCTGCGCGCCGATTCGCGAACGCCTGCCGGAACTGGTCGTCGGCGAGGCACCCCCGGTCCGGGTCACGGACCTGGGCGACGAGGTGGTCGTCCGCGGTGCGCTCGCGGGCGCACGCAGAGCGGCCGCGTCCGGCGACTGA
- a CDS encoding YlbF family regulator, whose amino-acid sequence MSIETDTADTEETIEDAARELGEAIAEMPVYQEFQEAKAAVEADEEAQEQIREFEQIREEYMMARQTGQAEQEDLRTLQQAQEELHDIPVMREFLQAQNDLELRLQALNEHISEPLAVDFGEKAGGCCQD is encoded by the coding sequence ATGAGCATCGAGACCGATACGGCAGACACCGAGGAGACCATCGAGGACGCGGCCCGCGAACTCGGCGAGGCGATCGCCGAGATGCCGGTCTACCAGGAGTTCCAGGAGGCGAAGGCGGCCGTCGAGGCAGACGAGGAGGCCCAGGAGCAGATTCGCGAGTTCGAACAGATCCGCGAGGAGTACATGATGGCCCGCCAGACCGGCCAGGCCGAACAGGAGGACCTGCGGACGCTCCAGCAGGCCCAGGAGGAACTCCACGACATCCCCGTCATGCGCGAGTTCCTGCAGGCACAGAACGACCTGGAACTGCGCCTCCAGGCGCTCAACGAGCACATCAGCGAACCGCTGGCGGTCGACTTCGGCGAGAAGGCCGGCGGCTGCTGCCAGGACTGA